A region of Mobula birostris isolate sMobBir1 chromosome X, sMobBir1.hap1, whole genome shotgun sequence DNA encodes the following proteins:
- the LOC140191784 gene encoding male-specific lethal 1 homolog, giving the protein MTMKPGLLKQPGGVAEAEKRAATASEHDGGEAVGSGGENPTKGGRKVNGSEHGKMAKGVRTAWARAAAVPSAEGGGDGAGRGPGESIAPVPGLEALYWGKVKKQQQPPSSQQQPLQQGPSQSARLKQIVLLQLDLIEQQQQQLQLKEREIDELKAEKETLLARLERMERRMQLVKKENDKDKHRFIPAVDGNEEKNITEPEKIQPEHQQITPEQPLVQAQINQTETHSGKGYKRKSVLGTTERKAPVKKLAAEFSRVRTKLAKSSQFRQASSSPLPDKISKRELRSKETPEKTKSQTEGVHKPSATIKTPGLPISKDQSVCNDIEEEPYLCTTEMYLCRWHQRPPSPLREPSPKKEETVAIPSWKEHSAEPLIDLQPDEVLENLDDSVFAKRHAKLELDEKRRKRWDIQRIREQRLLQRLQLRMYKKKGIQESEPEILSFFPEPDDVESLVITPFLPVVAFGRPLPKLSQQNFELPWLDERSRCRIDMQKKQTPHRTCRK; this is encoded by the exons ATGACAATGAAGCCAGGCCTGTTAAAGCAGCCGGGCGGGGTGGCCGAGGCCGAGAAGCGGGCGGCGACGGCAAGCGAGCACGATGGCGGAGAGGCCGTGGGATCCGGCGGGGAGAACCCGACCAAAGGCGGTCGAAAGGTGAACGGCAGCGAGCACGGCAAGATGGCGAAGGGAGTGCGGACGGCTTGGGCTCGAGCAGCGGCCGTGCCCAGTGCAGAAGGTGGCGGCGATGGTGCCGGACGGGGACCTGGCGAGAGTATAGCTCCAGTTCCCGGCTTGGAGGCCTTATACTGgggtaaagtgaagaagcagcaACAGCCGCCGTCATCACAACAGCAACCGCTACAGCAGGGCCCGAGCCAGAGCGCCCGCCTCAAACAGATCGTCCTGCTGCAGCTCGACCTTAttgagcagcagcagcagcaactcCAGCTCAAAGAGAGGGAGATCGACGAGCTGAAGGCAGAGAAAGAGACG CTTCTGGCTCGTCTTGAGCGCATGGAAAGGAGGATGCAGCTGGTGAAAAAAGAGAATGATAAGGACAAGCATCGATTCATTCCCGCGGTGGATGGGAATGAGGAGAAGAATATAACAGAACCAGAGAAAATCCAGCCGGAACATCAACAGATAACCCCTGAACAGCCCCTGGTTCAGGCACAGATCAATCAAACAGAAACTCATTCAGGGAAGGGTTACAAAAG GAAATCTGTGCTAGGAACAACAGAGAGAAAAGCACCAGTGAAAAAGCTCGCAGCTGAATTCTCGAGAGTGCGGACAAAGTTGGCTAAATCCTCTCAATTCCGACAGGCCTCAAGTAGCCCCTTACCCGACAAAATTTCAAAACGAGAACTGCGAAGTAAAGAAACTCCGGAAAAAACTAAATCTCAGACTGAGGGGGTCCACAAACCTTCGGCAACCATAAAGACTCCAGGTCTTCCCATCAGTAAAGACCAGTCTGTATGTAATGACATAGAAGAGGAACCGTACCTCTGTACCACTGAGATGTACCTATGTCGGTGGCACCAGCGACCACCCTCTCCTCTTCGAGAACCTTCACCCAAGAAAGAAGAAACTGTAGCAA TACCATCATGGAAAGAACACTCAGCGGAGCCTCTCATCGACCTGCAGCCCGATGAAGTACTTGAG AATTTAGATGACTCTGTGTTTGCAAAGCGACATGCAAAACTTGAGCTTGATGAGAAGAGAAGGAAAAG GTGGGATATTCAGCGGATCAGAGAACAAAGGCTGCTGCAACGTTTGCAACTGAGGAtgtacaaaaagaaaggaattcAGGAATCAGAGCCAGAAATCTTGTCATTTTTCCCTGAACCAGATGATG TGGAATCTTTGGTAATTACCCCGTTTCTACCTGTGGTAGCTTTTGGGAGACCTTTGCCAAAGTTGTCACAACA GAACTTTGAATTGCCCTGGTTGGATGAGCGTAGCAGGTGCAGGATAGACATGCAGAAAAAACAGACACCACATCGAACATGTCGGAAATAG